AGCGATGAGACAGCAAGGCTGCTTTGACCAGGGCGGTGATGGAGGCGTCGTCGATCTTATCGCCCACGGTTTTTTCCTCCGGCTTCTTTTCAGCTGGTTTTGCGGGAGTCTTCGCAACCGTCATCTCGTTTATGACCTCTTTGACCCCCTCGACATCCCTGGCATACGCGGTTGTCAGGTCAATTTGCGCCTGGTTGTCCGCTTCCCCTTTCAGGATCACGATCCCGTCCTCGGTGCTCACTTCGGTCATGGCGCTGACGCTGCGATGGAACAAGAGCGTGGATTTCACTTTCAGAGTGATCCACGCATCCGACATCTCCGCGGGACGTTCACCTTTAAATTCCAGCTCGTTGTTCACACTTTTCACTCCGGGCAGATTCGCCGCGGTCTCCTGGGCCAGAAGCTTGTGCGATTCTTCGGCGACCGTTCCCGATAACGTCACAACACCATCCTTGGACTGGATTTTTACATCGCCGTTCTTGAGGAATGTCTTGAACACGTAAGACTCTTTTGCTGATGCTATGATCCGGTCGTCCGTTTCAGAGGCAAAACTGACATTGATTAACAATAGTGAACCAAAAACAGCTAGCAGCAGTATGCGATACATCGTTTTTTCCATGGTCATATTCTCCTTGTTGGCTATGGATAAATTTATTGGCACTTATTCCGCATTACACACGCTAATTCATTTTCATTGTATTATCTCCTTAATGTAAAAATAGTCCGTTTCCGTGGAATCGCGCACAACCCTACTTCCCCACGGCTCTTTTCACATCGCCGACTTTTTCCTGCACAACGCCGCCGAGTTTTTCGACGTTGCCTTCGGCTTCCATATCGGGATTGTTGACTGCCTTCCCGATGACTTCTTTGACCTTTCCTTTCGCCTGATGCATCTTGCCTTCAGCCTCATCCCTCGTGCTCGATTTCATGATATTTTCTCCCTTATTGGCATTAATATATGATCGATCCACGTTGAATCTGCTCTTTCCTGATGTTGTATTCCTGCTCAGTGATTTTTCCTTCGCTGTAGTCCAGCTCAAGCTGATCCATCTGCCGCTTGTTCTGATATTCATATGCCGCTCCCGCTCCAAGCACTCCGACGGCTGCTCCAGTGGCCGCTCCGCCTGTAAACTGATTGCAACCGAAAAACGTGAGCGATACGAGAATCAACAATGATCCGATAAGAATTCTCGAGTTCATATTTCCCTCCGCATGGATGTTGATGGATCGTGATGTCCAAATGGTTCACAACCCCGTGGCAACGTTCAGAGCCGTGTACTATGTTGAGTTCGGCCCTTGAACGTCCCACGCCCCGCTATTTCACGATCAGATCGTTCTTGACGGCGCTGACCCCTTGAACGCTTCTCGTGATTTCCACGGCTTTGTTGACTGCCTGCTGAGAATTTACGAAGCCGCTCAATTGAACGGTACCCTTGTAAGTTTCCACGCTGATCTTGAATGATTTGAGAAAATCATCCTCGGCAAGAAGTGCCTTGACCTTTGTTGTTATGACCGTATCGTCAACGTAATCGCCTGTGCTCCCCCGTGTGGAAGTCGCGGCGCAGCCCGCGAATGCGGTGATGAGCAGGAAAAGGACTGAATAGCAAAACATCAACTGGATATTCTTCATGATATGAACTCCTTTTTACTTAAAAATGTAATCATCAACAAAAAGTGCATGATCACGTGATTCTTCTTCCTTGAAGAACCTGAACAACAAGGACAATGAGAGCTATGACCAATAATATGTGCACTACGCCGCCCATCGTGGCCCCTGTCATCAATCCCAAAGCCCACAATACCAAGAGAATAATAAAGATCGTCCAAAGCATGTTTACCTCCCACGGTGAACTGTTTATCCTAACTGGATACGATTACTGCCTCTTCATCGGCTCGCCGCAGCAGACAAGATCACCATCACCGGCCTTCTTGACTTCAACGACATTCCCGCATGCGTCACATTTGTAGTTCTCTTTAACCTTGGTCATGATTTGCCTCCAATTTGGTTCCATTGTTATTTCTGCGCGGGATACTCTTCTTCATTCTTCAGGCTCCCACCCGCCCCTGTCGGAAAAGAATTTCAAGATGCCTTCTCTTTCCTCTACGTTACAATAACATTCTGGTTGACCGTGTCTGTAGGGAAACCGCTTATTTTGGATGAGGAGAAGTACTAGGAATCGGGACATTTTCCCAGGTCATCCCCGTTCCGTGATGGAAGGAATGAAAGCGTGGGGCGGGTTCTGGAGAAGAGGAAATGCCCAACTCCGACGCAGGAAGCTCACGAAGGCGTTGCGACGCCGAATAATCGCGGCAGGCCGGACCTCGGGCGAGGAGTTGTCGTCAGTCTTGAACGAGTGCGTGGCGGTACTGGATATAGGCGTCGCGAAAGGCGACATAGGGATCAAGGGCTGATTCCTTCAT
The DNA window shown above is from Desulfonatronum sp. SC1 and carries:
- a CDS encoding BON domain-containing protein, producing the protein MEKTMYRILLLAVFGSLLLINVSFASETDDRIIASAKESYVFKTFLKNGDVKIQSKDGVVTLSGTVAEESHKLLAQETAANLPGVKSVNNELEFKGERPAEMSDAWITLKVKSTLLFHRSVSAMTEVSTEDGIVILKGEADNQAQIDLTTAYARDVEGVKEVINEMTVAKTPAKPAEKKPEEKTVGDKIDDASITALVKAALLSHRSTSALNTKVETSDGVVTLSGVAKNAAEKELAAKYASDVKGVKNVVNNMTVE
- a CDS encoding CsbD family protein — protein: MKSSTRDEAEGKMHQAKGKVKEVIGKAVNNPDMEAEGNVEKLGGVVQEKVGDVKRAVGK
- a CDS encoding BON domain-containing protein produces the protein MKNIQLMFCYSVLFLLITAFAGCAATSTRGSTGDYVDDTVITTKVKALLAEDDFLKSFKISVETYKGTVQLSGFVNSQQAVNKAVEITRSVQGVSAVKNDLIVK
- a CDS encoding lmo0937 family membrane protein, yielding MLWTIFIILLVLWALGLMTGATMGGVVHILLVIALIVLVVQVLQGRRIT